The proteins below are encoded in one region of Bifidobacterium catenulatum DSM 16992 = JCM 1194 = LMG 11043:
- a CDS encoding MetQ/NlpA family ABC transporter substrate-binding protein — MTITIFKKPNGIKRIAAAVLAAATLISVAACGSGNSASASNSLNTTKGKTTTITVGVCAGPYGDMVDKVIAPLLKDDGFKLKTKLFNDYVQPNKALASGSIQANLFQHGNYLKKFTADNNLDLTSLGQTPTLGLGIYSNKYKSIDDIEDGATVAIANDGSNLARSLGVLQQQGLVTLKGEVDATKATVNDIASNPKNLKIKTIDAAQLARSLGTVDVALVPGNYSWAADLKPADALVMEKQDDGVIEVFVVRTQDVDSDFGKAVKKLLASQKFKDAIAKSEFKDFGKPTTW, encoded by the coding sequence ATGACCATCACTATTTTCAAGAAGCCAAACGGCATCAAACGAATCGCCGCAGCAGTACTCGCCGCTGCAACACTTATTTCCGTTGCGGCATGCGGTTCCGGCAACAGCGCATCCGCGTCCAACAGTCTGAACACCACGAAGGGCAAAACCACCACAATCACCGTCGGCGTGTGCGCAGGACCATACGGCGACATGGTCGACAAGGTTATCGCGCCGCTGCTGAAAGATGACGGTTTCAAACTGAAAACCAAGCTGTTCAACGATTATGTGCAGCCCAATAAGGCACTTGCATCCGGTTCCATTCAGGCGAATCTTTTCCAGCATGGCAATTATCTGAAGAAGTTCACCGCCGACAACAATCTCGACCTGACCTCCCTTGGACAGACGCCGACTTTGGGATTGGGCATCTATTCCAACAAGTACAAGTCCATCGATGACATCGAAGACGGAGCTACGGTCGCAATCGCCAACGATGGCTCTAACCTGGCGCGTTCTCTCGGCGTGCTCCAGCAGCAGGGTCTGGTGACGCTCAAGGGCGAGGTCGATGCTACCAAGGCTACGGTCAACGACATCGCATCCAATCCGAAGAACCTCAAAATCAAAACGATTGATGCGGCACAGCTGGCCCGTTCCTTGGGTACTGTTGATGTGGCTCTGGTGCCGGGCAACTACTCTTGGGCTGCTGATCTGAAGCCTGCCGACGCGCTCGTCATGGAAAAGCAGGATGATGGCGTGATCGAAGTGTTCGTGGTCCGCACCCAGGACGTCGATTCCGACTTCGGCAAGGCTGTCAAGAAACTGCTTGCCAGCCAGAAATTCAAGGACGCCATCGCCAAGAGCGAATTCAAGGATTTCGGCAAGCCGACCACGTGGTGA
- a CDS encoding methionine ABC transporter ATP-binding protein — MSVIELNDVSVTFHEGGRTVEAVKHVNISVEKGEIFGIVGFSGAGKSTLVRTINLLERPTGGHVVIDGNDITALKGSQLSDLRKKIGFIFQGFNLITNVTVGKNIEFALKAGGYPKAQWPERVRELLALVGLENKIDSYPSSLSGGQKQRVSIARALANKPEILLCDEATSALDLETTEGILTLLQRINRELGITIVFITHQLDVAKQIFDRVAVMENGVVVEQGNTFDVFSAPKHPTTKALVERYLGIAVPPQLVPSLPAGTIVELRYKGDAALEPLISQVAQDYGVSIDVLHANVEYFGSQAIGILIVLVSGAGEPLLQALNTLRTHVFSYRELDRGQLVVAAEAADNQEA, encoded by the coding sequence ATGAGCGTTATTGAACTCAACGACGTGTCTGTGACTTTTCATGAAGGCGGGCGAACCGTCGAAGCGGTCAAGCATGTGAACATCAGCGTGGAAAAAGGCGAGATTTTCGGCATCGTGGGTTTTTCCGGAGCTGGCAAATCCACTTTGGTGCGCACCATCAATCTGCTGGAACGACCAACAGGCGGCCATGTAGTGATCGATGGCAACGATATCACCGCACTCAAAGGCAGCCAATTGAGTGACCTGCGCAAGAAAATCGGCTTTATTTTCCAAGGATTCAACCTGATCACCAACGTTACGGTCGGCAAAAACATTGAATTCGCGCTGAAAGCCGGCGGATATCCGAAAGCGCAGTGGCCGGAACGTGTCCGCGAACTGCTGGCACTGGTCGGTTTGGAAAACAAGATCGACAGCTACCCATCAAGCCTGTCGGGCGGGCAAAAGCAGCGCGTGTCCATTGCGCGTGCGCTCGCCAACAAGCCGGAAATCCTGCTGTGCGACGAAGCCACCAGCGCACTCGATCTGGAAACCACAGAAGGCATTCTGACACTCTTGCAGCGCATCAACCGCGAACTGGGCATTACCATCGTGTTCATCACGCATCAGCTTGACGTGGCGAAGCAAATTTTCGACCGAGTGGCCGTTATGGAAAACGGTGTGGTAGTGGAGCAGGGCAACACGTTCGACGTGTTCAGCGCTCCGAAACATCCGACCACCAAAGCGTTGGTGGAACGCTACCTTGGCATTGCCGTGCCACCGCAATTGGTGCCATCGCTGCCGGCCGGCACCATCGTGGAACTGCGATACAAGGGCGATGCGGCACTCGAGCCGCTCATCAGCCAGGTTGCGCAGGATTACGGTGTGAGCATCGACGTGCTGCATGCGAATGTGGAATATTTCGGTTCGCAGGCCATCGGCATTCTGATTGTGCTTGTTTCCGGCGCGGGGGAGCCGCTGCTGCAGGCGTTGAACACGTTGAGAACGCATGTATTCAGCTATCGGGAACTTGATCGTGGGCAGCTGGTTGTGGCCGCCGAAGCTGCGGATAATCAGGAGGCATGA
- a CDS encoding methionine ABC transporter permease: MEETLEILQDNLGQALIDTAYMVVVSAIIGVVLGTLVALLLYLTENRLFTPNHALNVIVGFIVNAIRSLPFLILMVVLIPVVQLILGDPYTPTGGAISLSIAAVPFFARIAESAFSEVDPGLLEAAISTGATTRQIIVDAVFPQALPSFIRGVVLTIISLIGYSAMVGTIGAGGIGDMAIQYGYNRYETGVLVVIVIILIVIVQIIQWVGDWFARKVTH, encoded by the coding sequence ATGGAAGAAACTCTGGAAATCCTTCAAGACAATCTTGGGCAAGCACTGATCGACACGGCATATATGGTTGTGGTGTCGGCGATTATCGGCGTGGTACTGGGCACGCTGGTGGCATTGCTGTTGTATTTGACTGAAAACCGCTTGTTTACGCCGAACCATGCGCTGAACGTTATTGTAGGGTTCATCGTAAACGCGATTCGCTCGCTGCCGTTCCTGATTCTCATGGTGGTGCTTATCCCGGTTGTGCAATTGATTTTGGGTGACCCTTACACGCCGACCGGTGGCGCAATCTCCCTGTCGATCGCCGCAGTGCCGTTCTTCGCGCGAATCGCGGAAAGCGCGTTCTCCGAAGTTGATCCGGGCCTGCTTGAGGCTGCCATCTCCACTGGCGCTACCACACGCCAAATCATTGTGGATGCGGTGTTTCCGCAAGCTTTGCCGTCGTTTATTCGCGGCGTGGTGCTCACCATCATTTCGCTGATCGGCTATTCTGCAATGGTCGGCACCATCGGAGCCGGCGGCATCGGCGATATGGCCATTCAATACGGCTATAACCGTTACGAAACCGGCGTGCTTGTTGTGATTGTTATTATTCTGATCGTCATTGTGCAGATCATTCAGTGGGTTGGCGATTGGTTCGCGCGCAAGGTGACGCACTGA